The genome window CAGATCGCCGACACCTACATCGAGGACGTCGCGGATCGCGCCGACATCACCGGCGAGCAGGAGCGCCAGGGCACGTTCGGCATGCTCTTCTCGCCGCAGCACTGGCGCGCCACCGCGTTCATCTCGGTGTTCTGGTTCTGCACCGTGACGCCCTACTTCGCCATCGCGACGTTCTCGGCCAGCGTGCTGTCGCAGTACGGCCTCGGGGAGGACGGTCTGGCGGGTGCCATCGGGGTCAACGGCGTGGCCCTCGTCGGCGTCGTCGTCTCGTGCCTGCTCATCGACCGCATCGGGCGCCGCGCGCTCACCATTCCCCAGCAGTGGGTTTGTGCGGTGGTGCTGGTGGTCATCGGGCTGTGGGCGTCGGCGCCGCCGCTGGTGGTGCTGGCCTGCTTCCTGATCTTCGCCTTCGCCAACGCCATGTGCACGGCTCTCACGGGCGTCTACCCCGGTGAAGTGCTGCCCACCGAGGTCCGGGGGATCGGAACCGGGTTCGCGACGGCGGTCAGCCGTGTGGGTGCCGGCCTGGGAACGTTCCTGTTCCCCTGGTCCATGCAGGAGCTCGGTGCCGGGACCACGATGCTCATCGCCGCCGGGGTCTGCGTGGTCGGAGGCGCGGTCTCCCAGGTCCTGGCTCCGGAAACGGTCGGCCGCAACCTGAACGAGATCAGCTCCGCGGGCACGCGGTAGCGGTTGTCGAGCGACGGCACCCGAGGAGGCTTTGGCAACTCGGGTGCCGTCGTCCGACGTTCAGTCGACGGGTTGCGTCTACCCGAACAGGGCGCTGTAGCCGTTCAGCGCCGGCTGCCCGCCGAGGTGGGCGTACAGCACCTTGGCGTCCTTGGCGATCTCGCCCCGGGTGACCAGGTCGATGAGGCCCGCCATGGACTTGCCCTCGTACACCGGGTCGGTGACCATGCCCTCGGTCCGCGCCGCGAGTCGCATCGCGTCCAGTGTGGACTCGTCCGGGATGCCGTAGATGCCCGCGTGGTACCGCTCGTCGAGCAGGATCTCGTCGTCGGCCAGCTCGCGGCCGGGCTCGAGGAGCGACACGGTGTTGCGGGCGATCCGCGCGACCTGGTTCCAGGTCTCCTTCGGCTTGGCCGAGGCGTCGATGCCGAGGACCCGCCGCGGCTGCCCGTCCAGCGCGGCGAACCCGGCGATCATGCCGGCCTGGGTGCTGCCGGTCACCGAGCACACCACGATGGTGTCGAAGAAGACCCCGAGCTGCCTTTCCTGCTCCGCCACCTCCAACGCCCAGTTCGCGAAGCCCAGGCCGCCGAGCCGGTGGTCCGAGGCGCCGGCCGGGATCGCGTAGGGCTTGCCGCCCGCCGCCTCGATCTCCGCGATCGCCTGCTCCCAGCTCTCCTTGAACCCGATGCCGAACCCGGCCTGCACCAGTCGCACGTCCGCTCCGGCGAGCCGGGAGACCAGGATGTTGCCGACCTTGTCGTAGACCGCGTCCGGCCAGTCGACCCAGCTCTCCTGGATCAGCACGCACTTGAGCCCCGCCCTGGCCGCGACCGCCGCGACCTGGCGCGTGTGGTTGGACTGCACGCCGCCGATCGACACGAGGGTGTCGCAGCCCTGGGCCAGGGCATCGGCCACGAGGTACTCCAGCTTGCGGGTCTTGTTGCCGCCGTAGGCGATGCCGGAGTTGCAGTCCTCGCGCTTGGCCCAGATCTCGGCGCCGCCCAGGTGCGCGGTCAGCCGGTCCAGCCGGTGCACCGGCGACGGGCCGAACAGCAGCGGAAAGCGGTCGAAGTCATCGAGTGACAAGGTGATCCTCCGATCAGGGAATGTGGAGCCTGCGGCGTGCGAACACGACGCTGACCAGGCTCAGCACGGCCAGCAACATCAGGTAGAAGGTCAGCGAGAGCTTGCTGCCCGTCGCGTCGACGAGCCAGACGATGACCAGCGGTGTGGTGCCTCCGAAGGTCATCACGCCGATGTTGTAGCTCACCGCCATCCCGGTGGCGCGGCTGGTGACCGGGAACAGCTCCGCCATCATCGCGGGCAGCGGAGCGAAGTAGCCGGCCTTGAGCACACCGACCAGGAACATCACGACGAGGATCACCGCGAAGCCCGGGCTTGCGATCAGGAACGCGAAGCTCGGGTACACCAGCGCGAGGATCAGCGCCGCGAAGATCAGCATGATCCGGGTGCGTCCGAACCGGTCCGACAGGTGACCCACCAGGGGAGTCAGCCCGGTCAGCACGATCCCGGTGACCAGGGTGGACGCGAATCCGGTCGACGCGGGCAGGCCCAGTTCCTTCACCGCGAAAGTGGGCATGTAGGTGATGAGGTAGCTGATCGCGGTGGACACCGCGAGCGCGCCCATCGCCACGAGCATGCGGCCCTTCTGGGAGCGGAACGTCTCCTGCACGGGCGCGCGCTCCAGGTCCGCGGTCTTGACGAACTCACCGGCCTCGCCGACGTAGCGCCGGATGTAGTAGCCGACCGGGCCGATCAGCAGACCGAAGACGAACGGGATGCGCCAGCCCCACGACTCCAGCTGCGCGTCGGACAGCGTGGCGGTCAGCACCGTGCCGAACGCCGACGCGAGCAGCGTCGCGAGTCCCTGGCTCGCGAACTGCCAGCTCGCCATGAAACCGCGCTTCTCGGGTGCGTGCTCGACGAGGAACGCGGTGGCGCTGCCGAACTCCCCGCCCGCGGAGAAGCCCTGGACCAGCCGGGCGAGCAGGATCGCGATCGGCGCGACGAGCCCGATCTGCGCGTACGGCGGCATGATCGCGATGACCAGCGTCGCGGCCATCATGAGCCGGATCGACAGCATCAGAGCGCTCTTGCGCCCGGCCCGGTCGGCATACGCTCCGAGCACGAGTGCCCCGATTGGACGGACCACATAGGACACCGCGAACGTGCCGAGCGTCAGCACGAGCGACACGGTCTCGTCGCTGGCGGGGAAG of Saccharopolyspora erythraea contains these proteins:
- a CDS encoding 1-aminocyclopropane-1-carboxylate deaminase, with the translated sequence MSLDDFDRFPLLFGPSPVHRLDRLTAHLGGAEIWAKREDCNSGIAYGGNKTRKLEYLVADALAQGCDTLVSIGGVQSNHTRQVAAVAARAGLKCVLIQESWVDWPDAVYDKVGNILVSRLAGADVRLVQAGFGIGFKESWEQAIAEIEAAGGKPYAIPAGASDHRLGGLGFANWALEVAEQERQLGVFFDTIVVCSVTGSTQAGMIAGFAALDGQPRRVLGIDASAKPKETWNQVARIARNTVSLLEPGRELADDEILLDERYHAGIYGIPDESTLDAMRLAARTEGMVTDPVYEGKSMAGLIDLVTRGEIAKDAKVLYAHLGGQPALNGYSALFG
- a CDS encoding MFS transporter, whose protein sequence is MTAQTASPEAPVKVRRVIVAASIGNALEWFDILVYGFFAATISKLFFPASDETVSLVLTLGTFAVSYVVRPIGALVLGAYADRAGRKSALMLSIRLMMAATLVIAIMPPYAQIGLVAPIAILLARLVQGFSAGGEFGSATAFLVEHAPEKRGFMASWQFASQGLATLLASAFGTVLTATLSDAQLESWGWRIPFVFGLLIGPVGYYIRRYVGEAGEFVKTADLERAPVQETFRSQKGRMLVAMGALAVSTAISYLITYMPTFAVKELGLPASTGFASTLVTGIVLTGLTPLVGHLSDRFGRTRIMLIFAALILALVYPSFAFLIASPGFAVILVVMFLVGVLKAGYFAPLPAMMAELFPVTSRATGMAVSYNIGVMTFGGTTPLVIVWLVDATGSKLSLTFYLMLLAVLSLVSVVFARRRLHIP
- a CDS encoding MFS transporter, whose protein sequence is MTNTAVEDTAPRSVDRKRFLVRLTIVASGGMFIDGYVLGIVGPVIAAITADLNMSVYGEGLIGAAALIGIFAGGPLGGWLADKLGRKPMFTADLAIFVAGSVLQFFVDSSWQLFLVRLLMGVAIGAEYSIGWPLMAEFAPARLRGRCMSFAEVAWYIGFVAAFVVGYVLMAVDTDWRVILGTSTLPAVLLFLGRLGVPESPRWLMNKGRVEEARQIADTYIEDVADRADITGEQERQGTFGMLFSPQHWRATAFISVFWFCTVTPYFAIATFSASVLSQYGLGEDGLAGAIGVNGVALVGVVVSCLLIDRIGRRALTIPQQWVCAVVLVVIGLWASAPPLVVLACFLIFAFANAMCTALTGVYPGEVLPTEVRGIGTGFATAVSRVGAGLGTFLFPWSMQELGAGTTMLIAAGVCVVGGAVSQVLAPETVGRNLNEISSAGTR